From a single Dendropsophus ebraccatus isolate aDenEbr1 chromosome 8, aDenEbr1.pat, whole genome shotgun sequence genomic region:
- the LOC138800032 gene encoding intelectin-1-like, whose amino-acid sequence MTERRSRREVRDRCHKASNGIYTLTTENGLKYQTYCDMTTDGGGWTLVASIHENNMNGKCTVGDRWSSQEGNNINNPRGDDNWANYATFGLPEGATSDDYKNPGYYDIFAKDLGLWHVPNKTPLSKWRYTAFLRYRTDNGFFSQEGGNLSYLYDKYRVVYNAGSCLTDNGPAIPVVYDLGSAEKTASYFSPNGQQEFTAGYVQFRAINHERAFLALCPGVKVTGCNVEHHCIGGGGYIPEGNPRQCGDFASFDWDGYGTHVGWSASKEMTEAAVLLFYR is encoded by the exons atgacggagagaagaagcaggagagaagttcgggaccg atgccacaaagcatcca ATGGAATATATACGCTGACCACAGAGAATGGACTTAAGTATCAGACCTACTGTGACATGACCACCGATGGTGGAGGTTGGACCTTGGTGGCCAGTATCCATGAAAACAACATGAATGGTAAATGTACAGTGGGAGATCGCTGGTCTAGTCAGGAAGGAAACAACATCAATAACCCAAGAGGAGATGACAACTGGGCTAACTACGCTACATTCGGTCTACCTGAGGGAGCTACCAGTGATGATTATAAG AATCCAGGATATTATGATATTTTTGCAAAAGACTTGGGGTTATGGCATGTTCCTAACAAGACCCCCTTGTCTAAGTGGAGATATACTGCTTTCCTAAGATACCGCACAGACAACGGCTTCTTTTCCCAAGAGGGTGGTAACCTCTCTTACCTATATGAC aaataCAGAGTGGTGTACAATGCTGGAAGCTGCCTCACAGATAATGGACCTGCTATCCCTGTTGTGTATGATCTTGGCAGTGCTGAGAAGACAGCATCATATTTTTCACCAAATGGGCAAC AAGAGTTCACTGCTGGCTATGTCCAGTTCCGGGCTATTAATCATGAAAGAGCTTTCCTAGCTCTATGTCCAGGTGTGAAGGTGACAGGATGCAATGTAGAACAT CATTGTATTGGCGGAGGAGGCTACATCCCAGAAGGAAACCCGAGACAGTGTGGAGACTTTGCATCTTTTGACTGGGATGGTTATGGAACACATGTAGGTTGGAGTGCCAGCAAGGAGATGACTGAAGCAGCCGTCCTCCTCTTTTATCGTTAA